AACGGAACCCGGAGGCCCCTGCCCGCTACGCGACCGGCGAGAGCGATTCCACGGCTGCGACCAGCGGTGCCAGCTCCGCGCGCTTCGACGCCTCCCGCAGCGCCTCGCTCAGCGCGGCGTCGTTGGTCGGCCGGGCCTCGTCGAGGAGGGCGCGGCCGGCGTCGGTGACGTCGGTGTAGATGCCGCGGCGGTCGGTGAGGCAGAGGTAGCGGGTGAGCAGGCCGCGGTCCTCCAGGCGGTTGACCAGGCGGGTCGTCGCGCTCTGGCTGAGGACGACCGCGTCGGCGACCTCGTTCATCCGCAGGTGGCCGCCCTCGCCGTCGTGCTGGCGGCTGAGCACGTCCAGCACGGAGAACTCGCGCACGCTCAGCTCGTGCCCGGCCTGCAGCGCGCGCTCGATGTGCGATTCGATCCGGCCGTGCAGCGCGGAGAGCGCACACCAGCCCTGTGCCAGGCCGACCAGAGCGGGGTCCGGGGTGCGGGACATGAGGTGGGCCCTCCTTCGCCTTCTGCGTCGCGTCGTACGCGTGCGGCGTCCGTTCGGCCGTCGCGCGGCC
The window above is part of the Streptomyces syringium genome. Proteins encoded here:
- a CDS encoding MarR family winged helix-turn-helix transcriptional regulator, with the translated sequence MSRTPDPALVGLAQGWCALSALHGRIESHIERALQAGHELSVREFSVLDVLSRQHDGEGGHLRMNEVADAVVLSQSATTRLVNRLEDRGLLTRYLCLTDRRGIYTDVTDAGRALLDEARPTNDAALSEALREASKRAELAPLVAAVESLSPVA